CGTAGCAGCGTAAACAGTGCTGTCATGTGATCAATGACACATAAATGCTTGGCCTACTTTTCTGTGCTTCTTTGTTGATTTGTCAGCAGGACATCATGATGATTTCCCTGAAACTGGTAAcatgaaaacagttttaattattttttatttaatgtagcACAATAAACCTTTCTCATAGCAAACAGTTTAACATATCAAAGAAAGATAGTTTTTCAGTCTTAAAACATCAGGTACCCAAATAAACAATGACCCATGTTTTCTTTGTATCTGTCTTTACTGACCATTATAACATCCCTTCATACTAACAGTATAAGTGATGGGGCCAGCGGCCCTctgtgcaaacatgtatttaaaagtttatctgttTGTCAGTCTTGTTACAGCTctatgtgttgtgtgtcttgcttTCTATTGTACTGCTTtaactttgtctgtcaaagcactttgtaaactctgtttttaaaaaggtgctatataaataaagttattattattattatataataaaaaataatattattattattgttattattattattattattattattattattattattattattattattattattatcttcaaccaaaaaaaaaaaaagaaagaaaaaggggcacaaaaaaaaatacacatgagtacttatttaaaatgcatgtgTTACAAACTTGGGGCATGGGGTTTCAAAGATGTGGACATGAGGTCTGATGAAAAGATGTTatttgttgcattatgggaaatataGGAACCTCTGTTTTTGGTACTTATCTCCACCTCTGCTGAACtgatttagcatttttttttttaaatcagtctcTCCAGTGTACGAACTATTCCATGGCTTTTAGGGGAGCACACTTTTTTGAAATGGGTTGGTTTTCGATTTTTGAGTTAAGGTGAGCTAAGATTATGATATTGCACATGCTTCAATTATGATCGCATGCATTGTCttatatttattaatctgaATTAGTGATGAATCACCCTCACGCAGGAATCATAATCATAATTCATGATGTAAAAGATACAGGCCCTCCTGTAGTTCATACCCTGGGTCTCACCCATCTTTATGAAAGTGAAAGACAGCATTTCTCTTGGCTACCATTTCAAAGTATCTCTTCTCATTTCCTAGGACTCTTTTTGACTGACTTAAAGCATCAGATTTTGAGACATCTTTCTCTGAGATTTGAATAAATAGTCGCTAAAAGTTATTCAAAGCATgttctgtggattatccagagcAACAAGGACAGTGTTTCTGGAAAGGCACATTGCTGTTCAATATTTTTAGAGTTATTTTTCAAAGATGTGAACAACATAAGTTTAATTCCACTTGCCTCTATTGTATTGCTCTCGAAATCACCCAGAGGGATATCTCAAAACATGGGAAAACATGTTTTCGTCATGACAGGATTAAGTGTGTTTAGTTGTCATAGATATGATTTTATCAAACAATTAAGCAATAATCAGTGATATAAGAAACTTGGGCAATGTGATAACAGGTGGTCACATACGGGCATTATGTAATCAACTGAGCAAATTCCATCTGCTGATAGTAGTGTCTGAAAGCACCTTGCATCTTTCTGTTCACACTGCCACTTCCAAGTTCAAGAACAAAGCTTTAAGCTCAATATGTTTTGTAATTTGATTATAACTGCCAGTTTAACTTACTTAATGGTATTTTAAGTTGAGTCTAAAAGGCAGAACATCAGGATCTTTTTGATCTATAATGATGACCCAGCTGGCATGGCTGAACTAAGGGGATGGTAACAGGTTGTAGGTTACGAGAACAGAAAAGTAGGAACCGAAAACACCTGTCACGAGATTATTAAAGCTACTCCTTTTTGAGTTGCCGTCAGAGTAGACGAGAGGAGCCACATACAACGACATATCAGTCCCATCAGCAGCAGGTAGGTTAATGTTTTACTCTTGAATACTATTGCACTATAATAAAAATAGTTCCAGTGTAACATGTCATAAAGTGTATCTTCCTTAAGTATCTGTACACTCAGtcatcataaaaaaagaagatcttGATAATTCTTTCTTTGCCTTTCTTGTTTTCCCCCTGTTGACTGAAATTAACCACTTGATGTAAGACACAATGAACCTAAAGGCACATATTCCATACACTTGTATTTCTTTTCTAGGTTCAGCAATGAATGAGACTAACAGCACATATAACTATGACTATGAGGACGAAGTCTGTGACAAAGAGAATGTGGTCACTTTTGGATCCTATGCCATTCCTGTTTTCTTCACTGTTGTGATCACACTGAGCCTCACAGGAAACATCCTCGTCCTTGTAATCCTGGCTTTGTACgagaatctcaagtctctcaccAACATTTTCATTCTCAATCTGGCCGTCTCTGACCTCGTCTTCACCACCGGTCTCCCCTTCTGGGCCATTTACCATATCTGGGGCTGGTTGTACTCTGAGATGCTGTGCAAAATtgtgacttttgttttcttcaccGGCTTCTACAGCAGCATCCTCTTCCTGACCATCATGACTATCTACAGGTATATAGCTGTGGTCCACCCTCTCTCTGACCTGAGGGCACAGAAACTCGTCACaggggtttttttgtctgtccTCCTGTGGGTAATCAGCATTGGAGCAGCCATGCCTTCTCTGCTCTACACCTCCCTCTCCTCAGTCCCTCAAAATGGTGAACATACAGTGGGCTGTGAATATGAAGCTGGCCTGTGGAAACACATTAGCATCTcccaacaaaatgtttttttcttggttgCCTTTGTAGTGATGGCTTTCTGCTACATTAAAATATTAGGGAGAATCAGAAGAACAAAgtcccacaaaaaaaaaagagcagttaAATTAGTCTTCTGTATTGTGGCTGTTTTCTTCGTGGGCTGGGTGCCGTACAATGTAGTAATCTTTCTGAGGATTTTGGATGACCATTTGGTTGCACCATTTGATAAATGCGAACGAAGTATCCAGCTTGAATATGCATTCCACGTGTGCCGGCTAATTGCTTTCTCCCACTGCTGCCTCAACCCTGTCTTTTATGCATTTGTTGGTGTGAAGTTTAGGAGTCATTTGAAGTCAATGCTGCACCGACTGTTCAGTCGTCAAAGCCAAACTGGGGAACACCCAGTTAGAATGCAAACCTTCCTCTCACAAGGATCAATGTACTAGTTGAActtcacatttatatattttcttgtatttagtgttgcattattgattttaaaaaaaaaatcaaacacaaactaAATCCATTGTGCATTTGGTAAAGTACCTTTAATCTCTGCTGGTTCATATTTTGCAGTTTGTAATCAAGGTGCTCTCAACATTCAAATCTGGCTTTTGCTGTTTAgttttgcatgcatgtgtgactTTGTAAACCCTTTGTAATAGTATGTGATTTGTATGAGATATTACTGTTACATAAATTTACTTACAGCAGGCCACACAAACGGAGAGAGAAACAATAGCTGAGCGAAGGTCAATACAACATCAATAAAGGCATTGTCAGTATCATTTTAACATGAGCCACACATCTTGTGTGATAACTCATGctataaaaatatacaacagTCAGAATGCTGTTACATGAGGTACCCCTGTGCTTGATGAAATGATATTTCAGTTTCATCccaatgtatttaatatatttgccTACACTGAAAttttacaaaaacagacaatacagaactttaaaaaaaaaaaaaaaactaagaaaaaccTGTCTTTTACCAAATTAATGTTAATGAGATAATTAATGAATAAGATATTACATACATTCAAATCAtgtgaattttatttatatagcgcttaataacaacagaagttatctcaaggcacttatAGAACTGGTCTATGTGGATTGTGTAGTTGCTGTACATAGCTGTAGGACATGTAGGAATGTAGGACATTCATGATGTgtacataattataataatagaattatataatatatacttaTGTAATTATAGAATTACTATTCTGTAAATTTCATACAATATGTCATTGTACACAACAAATGTCTCAttgttgtcgttgttgttgttttacattaatttgaaTTATGCAAGGGTTTTATTAACATGTTGAAATGCTTGAATGTATGCTTGTATATTAACATAGTCCACCAAAAGGTTGGTCTGTTATATTCTCTTTTCTTAGGTAGTTTAGGTGCAGATTTGTGTACAAATTCACTTGAAGGATAATAGttacaaaaaatgtaacacaATATTAAGCCTTTGAATGGTCCCACTCAGTTAAAAGAACTAGGTTTTAgttatgtttattttcctttgtaaacaaacaaacaaacaaacaacaatctgtgtatatttgtgtttattaaagaTAAATGAAGACATGTTTCATCATGCTTTTTATTCAATGGACAAGAGCAATGTGTAAACCctactaaataaaacattttacatgcaACATAAACGTAcacttaaatatgaataaatatggaAGTGTATAGCTGCCacgcaagaaaaagaaaaaacatcagatgTGAAGTTTCAGTATCACGTTATAATGTGAAACTTATCACGTTATAGAGAACGGATCGGAATGTGGcttatttacatgatttaagTGTACTTCATATTTGGATTGAGACATGACGAGATCCTGCTGTTACTGAACACAGTGGATGATACTGTGATAAATGTGTTTACACTGAGAGGGATTTTAAAGTGCATGGGGCTGTATACGGAAACCAACATACATACCAGTAGTatataaataccaaaatgtaTGTTTGGATATTTAAACAGGCCACTTAACTAGGAGcacatacatgttttatattaacttATCCTCTGTATCATctgtatgtatttaatttgaaattttaaaataaataataaagctgCTTTGGATCTGCACTGTGTTCACAATTATCTGTAGTGCACTAACCTCTTAAAAGTGTGAGCTTCTAttaacacttctttttttttgtttttctttcactctgaGAGACattaattattgtaatttaGCAGAATCACATTGTTCTGGCACAATTAATACATTAACTCaggtgtttttttggtgtttttctgaACTGATCCAACAGAGTGCAGCGACACATCATACGCTGTGGGTGTTGGGTCTGTGCTATCTGAATtttattaaaactttattaaaagtaaaactcagaAGTCACTCAAACAACAGTGAACCTGCTTCTTGTAACAGGCGTCTGGaggatgacacacacacacacacatttaaaaaagaaacctgtATGCGATTGGGAAAGCAATAAACTGTAATAACTAGGGAGGGAAACTGCAGGGGCGGGTTCATGCACTTAAGTTGACCTTATATTTCTAACTTCCTCCTTCCGTATGTTTAGTTGTTGCTTAGCTCTCTAGCACACATTGCATGGCCTGGAAGGAGGATCCGAGGTTTCTTCTATTTGTCTTCAAGatacttttctttgcttttactTAGATTCTAAAATTGTTGTGTGATATCTTAATTCCTGGTTTCATTGTCTTGGGTGCTGGGTGATCCAAATACTTTATTTCAAGGTAAGAGAAAAAagctgttattttcattatattttattgtattttccaAGAAGttcttaaaacaacagaaatccaggtttgaatttgaaagatatacacacatttcataTGTTGAGTGATTCTGCAAATGAGATTCCATGTGTTGATTCTGTAACTCAGCACATTGTATTTGCAGTAAAACAATAGGTATAAGGTTAGTTAATAAAGTGTTGACTTTAATTTAAGCGTGCTTACATTGATATTGGCTGAGCAGTGTGGGAATTGTAGCCTTGCCACTGGGGGACTAATGATGTCAATACGTTCAAACATCCATAAGGCTGTAACACTTTCACCCCAATTGCTCTTTCTTTAAAGAACAACGTcccaaaaatgtattgaaaaatgTATCTCTATCTGACTACAGTAAAAAAGAATGATCTGGTTTATGGCATAACAGATGGTATTACACATTATTGTTTCCAGATGTGGATGTGGATTCTGATTGGCCTTAACATCATCACAAAGGCTAATGGCTATTCACATGGGAACGTCCCCACGGCATGTGAAACAATGGAGCCAAAGCATGACAGCAGAGGTGGATTAGCCTATCGTCCTCAGaccactcctcctccttttgAGGTTCGCTGCGAGCGTGGCGAAAATGGAGAGCCCATTACAGGTAGACAGACTCTTGATACCATTTTCCTGGAAGGTAGTTTGTCACTATAgattgttgttgtggttgtatTAAGTGAACGGTTATGATTATCTCTGTCTCTATTTTTCTGTTCTTCTACTTCTTCCCTGATGATCCTTCACATTGTTCAGTTATCCTCCAGAGCAAAGACAACACTAAGTTCAGGGGATTTATGTTGGAGGCTCGAGCGCAAGACAAGGTAGACGATGGCAGTCCTGTCGGAAAATTTATTTTGGCTGATAGTAGCGTTCGGCTCCTGGAATGCAATGGTTCAGCAGTAAGTAGCCTTCCCAATTGATCATTGTTAGACGTAGCACATGCATTGAATTGATACATtcgatatttatattttacatgttaattTTAATCATCAAATTTCAATGAACTACAAGTAGACGCCTCATTAAGCTTTCTTATTGATGTGATGCATTGTTATACTTTTGTCACTCTGCTCAGGACTCAGCTGTtactcaaaaaaacaatcaagcCAAGAGTTCGATCCGAGTTTACTGGAGTGCAGAGGGAGAAGACCTAGACATCACTTTCAGGTTGTAATTTCAAGTATCCATACA
The Scomber scombrus chromosome 8, fScoSco1.1, whole genome shotgun sequence DNA segment above includes these coding regions:
- the xcr1a.1 gene encoding chemokine (C motif) receptor 1a, duplicate 1, yielding MNETNSTYNYDYEDEVCDKENVVTFGSYAIPVFFTVVITLSLTGNILVLVILALYENLKSLTNIFILNLAVSDLVFTTGLPFWAIYHIWGWLYSEMLCKIVTFVFFTGFYSSILFLTIMTIYRYIAVVHPLSDLRAQKLVTGVFLSVLLWVISIGAAMPSLLYTSLSSVPQNGEHTVGCEYEAGLWKHISISQQNVFFLVAFVVMAFCYIKILGRIRRTKSHKKKRAVKLVFCIVAVFFVGWVPYNVVIFLRILDDHLVAPFDKCERSIQLEYAFHVCRLIAFSHCCLNPVFYAFVGVKFRSHLKSMLHRLFSRQSQTGEHPVRMQTFLSQGSMY